Part of the Montipora foliosa isolate CH-2021 chromosome 13, ASM3666993v2, whole genome shotgun sequence genome is shown below.
aacaagacatgcaactgccgacaaaagaatacatgcccgctcgacggaaactgcctgcaatcatcagtaatctaccaagccaccgttacacgtaaagacaacaacacaaccgaaacatacatcggactcacagagaacgacttcaaaacgagatacagaaaccacactgcatcattccgccacgctaaacacagaaactccaccgaactcagcaagcatatctggaccctcaaagacaacaacatcgaacactttatttcctggcgcattctctcatcgcactcgccgtacaacagctcaagcaaaagatgtaacctctgcctcaaagaaaaattcctaatcatctgccgacccgaactatcaacactaaacaaacgtaatgaactcgtgtcttcttgccgccacagaaacaaagccctcctgcgcaataactaaacttaatttcgcactgcataaattagacaaactatattgtatataagcgatggtaaagtttattctcatcaaatcccctgatgagtgggcgaccacgaaacaggcttgtagggatgaacttgtagtttatgtgttttttctcccgtatatatttcgctctacttctatgtattgagcactgttttacgaaaatcaagtttcacactttatatatatatatatatatatatatatatatatattatatatatatatatatatatggaagaaaaagacaaataaactacaagttcatccctacaaacctgtttcgtggtcgcccactcatcaggggagtgggcgaccacgaaaaaggcttgtagggatggacttgtagtttatttgtctttttcttccatatatactacgctccaCTTcaatgtattgagcactgttttacgaaaatcaagtttcagactttatatatatatatatagttgcatataaactggagaggaagacaaaacttctcgaagctCCAGgaaatttatatatttatataagtTATTTATATACTTATACTATATACTTACTATATACTTATACTGTATACTTCTACTTATATACTTATatatttatatgtatatatatatattagcagtgtacggttggttgacctaacgatgaactcccagtaagaggatccacaggatacaatgtctcgacgcgaatttgtagttaagtgtacgtaaggaaaagggacgaagagacaaactcttgactgttctggacgaagtttattacgacgtttcggccgttcggccttcttcaggttaaaaattaaaaactaaaaaaaactattatatatatatatatatatatatatatatatatatttattattacaaaaagaAGGTTATAATATTTTAACCGAAACGTTCTtgcaaaaagtttttttctttttttttggcagtgacaacgaaaattttaaattcttattttatgtatgtatgtattactTCTTGAATGAAAGAGACTACCAAGATTTGCCAAGAGGGTAGCTCTTGCATCAGTTTTCTAATATTATTATCTAGGtattagtacgttagtacgccTGAAATGGCAGAGTACTTGCTATCTAAgtatttttgtcatttcttaGCGTGTTAGTAAGCCGGCACGGCAATGTAATTGCTATGTCAGTACTTTAGTCATTATTTAGTGGTTGCCTAGTACGGCATACGGAATTTTGCATAACTGAGAAAGAAGCATCCTTTCGGCCTTGTTTTATTGAAGATGTGGTACCATGATACCAGCCTGCAGAGTACCTTTATTGTCAAAAATGTAAACTTTCGTGGTAGCACTTATCATAGACCACGTTTGAACTTGCGTAAATATGGCAGAAATGGAAGCACACATTTAACTgcttaaaaactgtgttcagtcagCTCAAAACTGCATTTCACTCACCTTCAACAATTAACTTAACAGTGTCAGTCTCTTTCCTTGAAAGAACATCCAGAGGGCTTATCCGGCAGCCAAAATACCGCGCATCACTTGTTCTAAGATTACGAAGAGTAAAGCCAACCAAACCTTGGCGGATGAGTGATCCATTTACTCGTCCTGCATATGGTGCTGATGTTGTTGCTTGTGTTGTGCCATCAGCGTATATTGTAAAGAGTATTCCATAATCACTTAGTGCCTTTGAATCAGCTGCCGGCGCAAAACCCCACTCAATTGTTCCAAACTCTACAGAGAAAGCCCAGTTAAACTGTAAGGATGATCCAACAGTTCCTTTCAATGTCGTTCCATTGTATGGGGAGATAAAAGTTATCACACCTGTAATAGGAGTGGAATCGTTAATGTTTGCTGATACTCAGAACAGTAAACAATTTTTCTTGAGGAAATTCTaggtacagtaccgctcagaaataCGTTAACCGACACGTTAACCAAAATACGCTCACAAAACGGATATATCtgtacgcgtatgtgcgtagaACCATACGCGTATAAATATACGTGTATTCACGTATGAATATACGCATCTGCCTTATTAGCTACCTTATTTTTTTGCATATTGTTGTGAAGAATACATGTTGCGAGACAGCATTAAATTAGTACACGACTACTAACTACATGACGAAGACGCACTTTCACAAACAGCTGTCGTGTTCGGAATACGAACCAACGCACGGATGTTTCTTTCATCGATAAAAATGCAATTTAGGTTCAGGGTTATTTTGTTTCACACTAtttgtaaagaaaataatataCATATAAGTACAGAATAGACGAGTTGaggctcttgagtgcatcatgggtaatcagggcgagatggagagaaattcaaaggtttataaggaagttcaaaacgatgagaagtttttgtgatatgcaaattttaattttccaaaacagaagatatgcgcttaAAGGTGCGacagaataaatttggagagaatggctattgtggaaattattttattgacgagtttctgccatacatttcctgtaattccaaaggcacgaaattacagagaatgtatggagacaaaaaagcaatatttaggaattccaaagaacggatagcctagttcatctcagttgtgaacatgaacttatttgtttggtttatgaaggcaaAAGTCTATATAGTAGAGTCATttacagtatattttgctttgaatttccatacaaacctttggaTTCCCCGCCATGTCATTCCCATTCCATTCGCCAttccctgattacccatgatccAATCAaaagcgtgaactcgtctattaaAGTAATGTTTACAAAGATGCAAGTAAACTATAAATATGGGTTATGGGTTACAAGAGAGTGTGGTGACCAAAGTAGCAAGGCCTTTCAAGGTGGCGCTAACCTAAAGCCAAAAATTAACTTAACTTCGTATGGAAGACTACGTAGTAAAGAACAGTATTTGCAACGTTATTTGTACCAAATGCTTTTCACTTAAGAGAAGTACGAGTTTCAAGTTGCCATTGTCGCCCTTTTTCGCCGCTGGAGCCGAGGACGTCAATTATGGGTCAGCAGTTTCTAatccttggttttcatccacgtgatgagacgggtATAGAAAATGGTTCCACAAGGTTTGCATAATaacagagtcaaattcccaaaagacattttacagcattgttctgtataccaacatggccgccgtgacgtcagatgaaaaccccCGATATAGAAttgtgacgtatgatatggggaagatCAGGGACAAGTAAACATACCAAGCTTGCAATTTTGTGGCGTTTATCGAGGTATTTATTCTATTATGAGCAGAGTGAAGCCTTTTCAGTTCAAGCTGAATGCATCCTCCAGGGGAAGAACCCATTGAATCGGAGGAGGATGAAGGGGAGGATTACCCACAAGCGTGCACATCAAGTGCGGGGGTGGGGTGGCCCTATTCGACGGAATGGCGGAATTgcagaaaacacggaaaattctaaaacacggaaaatatgGAGTATTTTGAAACACGGAATATACGGAACATTCTAAAACACGGAATatacggaatattctaaaacgcgGGGTGAGAGAAAATTCTGGTGAAGAAAGgatataaatattaaatttttatcCCGTGAGTAGTCTGAGTAGGATAACATATCTTCAGAGGTTATTTTTACATATCCTCGCGACAAGATGATGTACAAGATGCGACAAGATGTAAAAATGTGTTACAGAAAAGAGTTCACCCTTGGGTGATATGTTCCCCCGCTTCCGCTTTTGTACCTCTTGGACTGTGCCAAAAATTTGCAAGCGCACTTTCCCACATCAGAGAagaaaaaatggagaaagacTATGGTAAGTGTCTAATATAAGACATGTTATAGTTTCTTTTGCAGGCTGATTTCCTGATTCAGTGCCTTTTTGAAGGCCTTTTTTTACAAAAGCTAATTCGTTCATACACGATTTCCCTACAAGATGTTGTTATGATCGGTCACATGCGGACCACTCTCTGtcggtgttgttgttgttatcgatcTGTAAAAGGTTAAATACATTATGGCGGTTGTGGTTTGGTCGCTCGACAATGAAGTTCgaaagcaaataattcaatgacAATTGTTTTGCATGGCCCGGATTTTGACTCTGACTATGAAATTATCTGGACACAATGCCAGCTACAGCTAGCTGGCTCAAACCCTAAATCGATCTTTTTCAGGCCCTTTTATCATTCTAAAGCAACTGATTATGAAAGCCCTCCAGTCATTCTTATTCAAAATGGGAAATACTCTACCGAAAAATGGTGTGATCCTTGCTCGAGATTTTAATGCTCCGGATATGAACTGGCCTAACTTGGATTCTTCCACCTACCTGACATTGCCTTGTGAAAGACGTCTCAAAATGATTGACGAACATGACTTAAAACAACTTGTCGAGTCTCCCACAAGAAGCCAAGGCAACACGCAGACCACTTTGGATCTAGTTTTTATTATTAATGCTGGAATTATGAGCGGTATTGAAGTTGTTCCCGGAACAAGTGACCACGACATGGTTTTGTTCTCTGTTAAAATATCATGTCGTAAGATGAAGAACGTAAAGCGCAATGTCTACAtcaaaagaaaggcaaatcgCAGTCTTATTAAATAAATGTTATACGGAATTTTCTTTACGGTAAACTCGAAGGAGCTCTCGGTTGACAAAATGTGGGACACCTTTGAGCGTAGTATTCGCAGTACAATGAATGCACGTGTACCTCACAAGATGACTATGTTGCGTTCTAATCTTCCCTGGTTCAATCGCTCCTTAAGAAGACAGTCAAGAGCTAATTAAGCAACGTCTTTACACTAAAGCTAAACGATCACGAAATATTTCACATTGGAGTGAGTTCGGTGATGCTGGAAAACGCCTAAACAAGAACCTCAAGTCTGCAAGAGAGAAACATGTCTCTGAATACCTCGGTGAGtcaaataaagaaaacccaAGGCGCTTCTGGTCGTTTATTAAacatctcaaaaaaaaaaaatgatcctGCTGTAGCTGACTTTAATATTAACGGTCAGATCATTACCGATAGTGAGATGAGATTGGATCTTTGGATCTCTTAAACAAGCACTTCTCCGACGTTTATACTAAAGAAGATCTTGCTATTATACCTGCTGTTGGCCATTCTCCCAAACCAACCATTGGCTCCCCAATTGTGACCCTCCCAGGAGTAATCAAGCAATTAACATCACTGAAGCCAAATAAAGCAAGTGGGCCTGATCAGATTCCCCCTTGGTTTCTGAAAGAGTATGCTCACGAGATGGGTCCCATTTTAACAGTTATTTATCAAGCCTCTATTGATTTTGGTATTGTACCATCCAGGTAGAAATATTATAATGTGTGCGTAGTTTTTAAGGGTTGTCAGTAGTCAAACCCTTGTAATTACAGACCTATATCATTAGAACGATAGTGGTTATTTTTGCAGGGACGGAGCAGGTCAGCAAGGTAAGAAGGTGCTAGTCCATGAAGGGCTTTGTAAACAATAGTCAAAATCTTAAACTGGATACGGAAATAAACAGGTAGCCAGTGAAGTTCTTTTAGCGGAGGGAGGGCTATTATTTTTTCCCTGACCTGGTCATTCTTATAAATAAGAAACCGTCCCTAAActcattgtaaaaaaaaaacaaaacaaaaacaaaaaagttcaACTTCCCTTCTGCAAACGACGTAGCTTACTTAGCTTGGGAATTTGTGAGCAATGGTAAAACTCGCAGCTTTTTCGAAGCGATCGTGTGACTATGTGctaattttgaatgaaattcgTAGCAATCGGATCAAAATCGGCAGAGCTCATTTGTATTCTATTGTTACACTCATCGCGATGACTATATGGCCTTGCTTTCATACATGGAAAGCGGACGCCACAAAAAGGAGCATCCTCTGTTTGGCCAATTATTTGAAAATGTGTTGGAGGGCAGAATTACTTTTCGTTTCATAAGGTTTTTCTTTAGGAGCTATTTTCCTGGGCATTAATTTTGCCTTGACGATAACAGTATAAAACATCACAACTCAAAGATGTTTAGCGtgattgcaatcaaatttgagagCAACTACAGCAGAGATAAATCTATTTCTTACAAAGCAGTGTTGGGAGATtttaaaatccattttttcttcTCCGTGAGAGCCTTTTCTGCGAGGTTTTTTTTGGTTCGCGCTTTCGACAGTGATCTCCTGTGACGTTTGAGTGTAATCGAATCAAAGAAAACCCCGACACAATTCTTGTTCCGTTTCTAGGTGACATACTGAAAGAAATAGATTCCTGAAACATGAAATTCCCACTGATTTGGAACTCGGGAAATGCAATTTGTACCCTCGCTTTTCAACCTCAAGAGAAAATTCaagaaagcttttttcaaaattataaaTGAAACATTTTAGTGGCCATTTTTGATATAGGGATTCGGATATCTGCGCTGTAATTGGAGAGCACTACATTCGTTTCAATAAAAACACACCTGAAGGAGGTGAGATGAATTTGAGGAACTTAAGACTACGGAACCTGCGAAACCTAGAGAAATGACTGTTTTTTATTGAAACCCTATGATAAAAACGATAAGTTTTACATTAGTATTTATGAGAGATCGACTGTACCCCCTAATTATCTTGTTCCAGGTGGCATTTCTAGCTCTTATCTTCGTATTTGCACCACCTGATTCAAATTAGCCGATTAACTGGTGGATTGCATATTAAGTCACAACAATAATGACCTTGTGATCAATTCCCTGCTTGCGGTGGCTTGCTTTTGTCGtcgttgttattgttgttacgAAGGTATTCCGATGAAAGACTTACCATGCCGCAAACAAGAATGGAAAAGTTGACatttgaaaaattcattttatttcattcttCTCGTCGAGAAATAAATGTAGCATACACGCTCACGATTCAAGTGTATTTATGTCCAAGGCCTAGGCCAAGATCAAGGAAACCATCCCACCACCAACGCACCACGCACCAAATTCTCCTTGTTACCACAAGAGATCGCGAAAATCGTGAAGTCAAAGAGAAGccgtaaaaataaagaaaataatacaaGCATAAAAGGCAAGTGAGGCGATGACCAGCCGAAGCCAATTTCACCAGTAAATTCGAAAACAACCATAAACAGACCCAAGTAATGACACGAGAAAGATTAGGAAAACTGGAAACATACAAGACTGACATTGCTCACTACCTTAACAACTGCGAATAGGTACTAAAACATGCGCTAAACTaaagctataaaaccaaaatgacAACTGACAGGCAAAAAATACCATCACGCGACCTTCATGTCGCgacaaaaaacaattaaaaatccTCAAAGCAAGCACGATTGTTTTTTGAGGTCTTGAAATGGGTTGGTAGCTTGTGACTTGTCACGCAATTCACCAGTTAATCGGCTAACTTGAATCAGATGGTGCAAATACGCAGATAACAGATAGAAATAGCACCTGGAACGCGATAATCAGCGGGTACAGTCGATATTTAACAAATACTAATGTAAATGGCATCGTTTTTATCATtggggtttcaataaaaacagTCCGGCATTTGTCTAGGTTCCACAGGTCTGCGGTTCCGCGGTCTGTAGTTCTTCAAATTAGTCTCAACCCCTTGAAGGTACACGGTAACTTTAAATTGATTAATAGCCGCTTCCAAGGGCGATCTTCGGTGTTTGGTCTTTGTATTAAGATTTGGAATATTAAGGCACTACCTATAGCAATTGAATTTTTGATATCTTTTGCTATTTCTTGTAGTCAATTCTCATGGATAATCCAAGAACAAAAGTGAACTTACGCTTTAACGTTAATACGGTTTTCTAAGGCAATCATTGATGCCATAATAACTTAACTTCGATGAAAAGGAATCGAAATAAAGCAATAAATCATTAAAGTGTCTTATCAAGGGCAAAGCAGAGTAGTAAATATTTTGAAGCCATAGCACTTTCATGCCAGATCATAGATCATGATTACAAGACGCATATTCAGTTGTAAAATTCGCTTCAATGGCTTACCTGATACTTGAACGACAGAAAGAAACAAATAGAAAACACACCATCCGGTCATCTTACTTGTTACTTCTTTCATCAAAGCGAAATGATGCAGGCTGTCGAGATTTGGTTATGCTGAAAGCGAAAATTCATACTATGCATTCCTTAACCACTGAAAGATTCAATTTGACCTTTGTAATGGCGTCACGCAATAAAATGAAGCGACCTGAAAATTATCCGGAATAGACAACTCGGAAGTAGGTGGACAATTACAAGGACTAGACAGATCGTTTGTGGTTAGTTTTGTTTTACTCGCTTACCATaccgaaaatgaaaattaagagCACCAATTTTAAATTACGTGTAAATTCTCAGTGGTTTGAATTTGCAGAAACGTGAACCAAGTGACGGTGAAAGAAGTCGAAACTGCAAAGGGGCAGCACCTCCCACAACTTTATATCCTGGATGACGCTCTTTTTAGTCCATGGCCCATCTTCTATAAATTAGAAGACTTAAAacacatttgttttttttagctACATAATTCATAGCTGTTTCCTATGTCGATTTGCTCGTCTTCCAGCAGTTACGCTTCAGTTAAGCGACAGCCGCTTGACATTTCAGGACCTATGACGTACATACCTAACCGCTGTCAAAGGGTTGATAATTTCACCGGAAGAAAGCCTGTTTTCAGCCCAAGCGAGaattttgtttgcttgattGCTTAGAAGACGCTAATGCAAATCAAATATCACTTTGCGCTCTTATTTTTCAAAGGTACTGTAACGCTGTAAGAAATGACATAAAGTAGCCTTTTAGTTTTCTCTCCCGCCTCCCGTAAtaacctccccccccccccccaaaaaaaaaacccaaacaaacaaaaaactctGAATGCTGTGACTGTATAAAGAAATCGGTGTCCATCGGACATCAAGTGGGCTTtataattctgttttccattgaaaaataagCTATGTTTAGTACAATTTGAgtttctaatatatagatttagccaagcctaaaggcggagctcccggcttgtttattcttactggctgtaggattagtgaaaataaaagctttggaactgtccgccttttggttttcccggaaattgcttaattatgtcattttcttcgctgcctaactagtgaattccacggttaatttcacctgaaaaaccgactgttcgcatgaatcacgaagggatgagtgtgatatcgatttctccagcgaaatctactgttgaattcaccagttaggcaattattttttcttgaatcgcaagagtgtgaaaagaaaacaagcaaatcctcagcaagcgaacggaaaaggaaagaagccatttcagagtcgactgtcaaaagccagcgaataggaatcacgctaaaactaggggtaatcgaagcttaggcgagtgcgctcgatgtttgtaggggtaCAGGTAGATATTTATGGagaagggtggatggttcgtgcggtagataaatgttattactgcataaatgaacgtgacaacttgttaaatgtaatcattaactatttatttggaattctacaagtaaacaactactgaaaattactctaaaatggaactgttacttgcaagtcttttcagcttgcggTATTAAAGACTTGAGaatacttttctgtgctgaacgctgggacacaataaattgtGTTTGAACAGGAACATGTGTATTCTAGCGAGAAATAGcggacaataaagttattatttgaattaGCAGGAAATCACGTGTAACATTCTATAGAATTTGGTGTCCATTTTGGAACTAAACTGAAGTGAACATGAATATTCtgaattggaaaaaaggatttttgcaCTTTGGTAGATAACAACATTTGTTGGAGCTTCAAATAGCCTCTAGTGAAACTTTCATGAGCTAAAAACTGTTTGTGGATCTTTTAGGACAGCTCAAAATACAGAATATGATATCCAACATAATCTTTGCTAGTGATTTTATATTTGTCGCGGCTAGATTCTTTACGGAGGTAGGCATTTAATGGTTTACTTACATTACACTACTCAATTTGacagttttcaaaggaaatcattCATCAAAGCCTTGCCTGGAATGTGTGTGCCAATCACCTCATtaactttttcagtattttcgtttagtttgttgatttcagtgccgtaaatatcacaagtcatgatgagatggcgccgccgagcttcatatctcggtagatttactttgtggcacaacggccgccgagctacagaactcggtagattcactttgtggcacattggccgccgagctacagagctcggtagatttactttgtggcacattggccgccgagctacagaactcggtagattcactatgtggcacattggccgccgagctacagaactcggtagatttactttgtggcacaacggccgccgagctaaacaagccggtttcatgtaagcgccaggagtcgcacacattttccgaggacagtgacgaaccatgcctaatacaaagtaaaattgtAGTGAGCGTGGAGGACCCACGAATcgccacgtgcgttagttcgtcaaagtgaggcaaaatgtaaccaagcgcctcaaagcgaggcaaaagtgtgtcgacgaaaatgcaatctcgaaaaaacttcccttattaattgcacaggacacccaacaatgcacaaaacacccaacacaaattaggggttgcgttctcgtacctcgaacgcaattagaaatcacagacgtactatagctcgtgatgtgacagatcgtactttatttattccactttatgtCTGAAAATGaggtcatttacattttgatgtacttcattgaaacacgccagcttggcttagaacctgaatcggctagaaaggacaaacttcaaacaagatctccaacaaattacctgtacgtgctggaaacaaatttctgaaacccacaagctggtgatatttctccttactttttgcgagaactcattgcgattacatgtgtagaacacaagtgcaaaattttctcgtcactgtcgaggcacatcaaaaaacaattaggcaagcggagtaaaaacttcttgttcgctcgaattttaaagccaaacaaacaagcaaaaggtcgattatttctgtccaaaaagagtacagatgattgttatttatttccagttaaaaataaaaattcgagtttcattcctgagcaaaggaaaaaacgactaaacgattttttagaaatatgcatccacttgaaataattcatccgtagaaataacaaacggtttagtgtccaagaaaagaatttgtggagtaactttttccaccaactttaagctattactggtgtaccgttttgtggTTCTCGTtccctttctctcttctttcgtttctgctcttctgtcataggccgtccaggcatcctgcaaccttagtagattcaaaattaaaaatcttaacacataccaaaaattccaattcaaag
Proteins encoded:
- the LOC137983559 gene encoding uncharacterized protein isoform X2 translates to MKEVTSKMTGWCVFYLFLSVVQVSGVITFISPYNGTTLKGTVGSSLQFNWAFSVEFGTIEWGFAPAADSKALSDYGILFTIYADGTTQATTSAPYAGRVNGSLIRQGLVGFTLRNLRTSDARYFGCRISPLDVLSRKETDTVKLIVEGSGFAEAHITWELEPRNHLFNYKVNDD
- the LOC137983559 gene encoding uncharacterized protein isoform X1, with the translated sequence MKEVTSKMTGWCVFYLFLSVVQVSGVITFISPYNGTTLKGTVGSSLQFNWAFSVEFGTIEWGFAPAADSKALSDYGILFTIYADGTTQATTSAPYAGRVNGSLIRQGLVGFTLRNLRTSDARYFGCRISPLDVLSRKETDTVKLIVEDKPNITHPREASKSFIEGNHVNISCTGIEKWIQVRSGAMMAEL